The Malus sylvestris chromosome 12, drMalSylv7.2, whole genome shotgun sequence genome contains a region encoding:
- the LOC126594200 gene encoding 26S proteasome non-ATPase regulatory subunit 7 homolog A-like, with protein sequence MDVIKTQQVSARLIEKVIVHPLVLLSIVDNYNRVAKDTRKRVVGVLLGSTYKGVVDVSNSYAVPFEEDDKDPSIWFLDHNYHEAMFSMFKRINAKEHVVGWYSTGPKLKENDLDIHSLFHNYVPNPVLVIIDVQPKELGIPTKAYYDVEEVKENATQKSQKIFVHVPSEIAAHEVEEIGVEHLLRDVKDTTISTLANEVTGKLTALKGLDARLREIRSYLDLVIDEKLPLNHEILYHLQDVFNLLPNLNVADLVKGFSVKTNDMMLVIYLSSLIRSVIALHNLINNKVLNKEHEKAEDAKPATASSVAGN encoded by the exons ATGGACGTCATCAAAACGCAACAAGTATCGGCGAGACTGATCGAGAAGGTGATAGTCCACCCGCTCGTTTTGCTCAGCATCGTCGACAACTACAACCGAGTCGCTAAGGACACTCGCAAGCGAGTCGTCGGCGTTCTGCTCGGAAGCACCTACAAAGGCGTCGTCGACGTCTCCAATAGCTACGCAG TGCCCTTCGAAGAAGATGACAAAGACCCTAGCATTTGGTTTCTTGACCACAACTACCATGAAGCAATGTTCTCCATGTTCAAGAGGATCAATG CCAAGGAACACGTTGTAGGTTGGTATAGCACTGGGCCAAAACTCAAGGAGAATGATCTGGATATTCACAGTTTATTCCACAA CTATGTCCCAAACCCAGTGCTCGTCATTATTGATGTCCAGCCTAAGGAGTTGGGAATACCCACGAAAGCCTACTATGACGTCGAAGAAGTTAAAGAG AATGCAACTCAAAAAAGCCAGAAGATTTTTGTTCATGTGCCCTCTGAAATTGCTGCTCACGAGGTTGAGGAAATCG GAGTGGAGCACTTACTAAGAGATGTGAAGGATACAACCATCAGTACACTTGCAAATGag GTTACTGGAAAACTGACTGCTCTAAAGGGTTTGGATGCACGGTTACGAGAAATACGCAGTTATCTAGATCTTGTCATTGATGAGAAGCTTCCACTAAATCATGAGATACTTTACCATTTGCAG GACGTGTTCAATCTACTTCCAAATCTCAATGTAGCAGATTTAGTCAAGGGATTTTCAG TAAAAACAAATGACATGATGTTGGTTATTTATCTTTCTTCTCTCATCCGAAGCGTCATCGCCCTCCACAACTTGATCAACAACAAG GTGCTAAACAAAGAACATGAGAAAGCTGAGGATGCAAAGCCAGCAACTGCCTCGTCTGTCGCTGGAAACTGA
- the LOC126592275 gene encoding uncharacterized protein LOC126592275, which translates to MASGETFPEDERSQARLRGYDPATYQYVSVMERYFKRKTQPEILEPSPKSPKNNESSSKQTCVDSMEMNSETLQYDPGLRRPILSYHPNVRDQVRRAYLQNKPCQPKTHAFPYTNFGTKPRRFNPAWFTQFPNWLEYSTSQDAAYCLCCYLFKPNIGDQSGGDTFVGVGFKNWKCKKKLEIHVGGPNSSHNNAWRNCEALLNQKQHIETVISKQTDQDRIDYRTRLGASVGVSRILLQQGLPFRGHDESENSLNQGNFLEILRWLRHYNEGIKAVTLENAPENLKLTSPDIQKDISSAISYEIISAITSDINDSLFSILVDESRDKSSKEQMAIVLRFVDKGHVIERFVGIEHVADTKASSLKLAIDDFFSRHGLSISKLRGQGYDGASNMQGEFNGLKALILNENESAFYVHCFAHQLQLALVAVANKNFEIGDIFTMVSSVVNIVVASSKRRDILREKHAHVVLEALENNELSSGQGLNQETTLKRASDTRWSSHYNCLISLAHMFSSTIEVLEIVRKDGTSSEQKFEAKVLLTFTQSFNFIFGLHLMKKVLGITNDLSQALQKKDQDIVNVMNLVNICKGRLQRMRESGWESLFDEVSSFCDKNHKQLTELNDRFTEKNTELLLCVACLSPSNSFSAFDKEKLMRLAQFYPSDFSEHNLELLKEQLENYIWDMTSNSEFADLKGISDLAQKMVGTKKDHTYPLVYLLLTLTLILPIAIASVERVFSAMNIVKNTLRNRMGDLWMNDCLVAYIEKDIFNSIEDEAIMQRFQNMKTRRGQLF; encoded by the exons ATGGCATCAG gtgagacgtttcCGGAGGATGAACGCAGTCAGGCGAGACTTAGGGGTTACGATCCTgctacatacca GTATGTTTCAG ttATGGAAAgatatttcaaaagaaaaacacaaccTGAGATATTAGAACCGTCTCCAAAGAGTCCAAAGAACAATGAAAGTAGTTCAAAACAAACTTGTGTGGATTCTATGGAAATGAACTCGGAAACTCTCCAGTATGATCCTGGATTGCGTAGACCGATTTTGAGTTATCATCCTAATGTTCGAGACCAAGTTCGAAGAGCCTATCTCCAAAATAAACCTTGTCAACCAAAAACCCATGCATTTCCCTACACAAATTTTGGGACAAAGCCTAGAAGGTTCAATCCTGCTTGGTTTACTCAATTTCCTAATTGGTTGGAGTATAGCACATCACAGGATGCTGCCTATTGTTTATGTTGTTATCTCTTCAAACCTAATATTGGAGATCAATCTGGTGgggatacttttgttggagTCGGATTCAAGAAttggaagtgcaagaagaaACTAGAAATTCATGTTGGAGGACCTAATAGTTCTCATAATAATGCTTGGAGAAACTGTGAAGCCTTATTAAACCAAAAACAACATATTGAAACAGTTATCTCAAAACAAACTGACCAAGATCGAATTGATTATCGAACTCGATTAGGTGCATCAGTTGGTGTTAGTAGAATTCTCTTACAACAAGGTCTTCCATTTCGTGGGCATGATGAATCTGAAAATTCACTCAACCAAGGAAACTTTCTTGAAATTCTACGGTGGCTACGTCATTATAATGAGGGTATAAAGGCTGTCACGCTAGAAAATGCtcctgaaaatttgaaattgacaTCACCTGATATTCAGAAGGACATCTCAAGTGCTATTTCATATGAAATCATCAGTGCAATCACTAGTGATATTAATGATTCTTTATTTTCCATTCTTGTTGATGAATCACGAGACAAGTCTTCAAAGGAGCAAATGGCCATTGTATTGCGCTTTGTGGATAAGGGTCATGTGATAGAGCGCTTTGTAGGTATTGAGCATGTTGCAGATACTAAAGCTTCCTCACTCAAGTTAGCCATTGATGATTTCTTTTCTAGACATGGATTGAGCATATCAAAATTGCGTGGGCAAGGCTATGATGGGGCAAGTAATATGCAAGGTGAGTTCAATGGCCTTAAAGCACTAATTTTAAATGAGAATGAGTCTGCCTTTTATGTTCATTGTTTTGCTCATCAACTTCAATTAGCTCTAGTAGCAGTGGCaaacaaaaattttgaaattggagATATCTTTACTATGGTTTCTTCTGTGGTGAATATTGTGGTGGCATCTTCTAAGCGTCGTGATATTCTTAGAGAGAAACATGCTCATGTAGTTTTGGAAGCACTAGAAAATAACGAGCTTTCAAGTGGACAAGGTTTGAATCAAGAAACTACTCTTAAGCGGGCTAGTGACACGCGATGGAGCTCTCACTATAATTGTTTAATCAGCTTGGCTCACATGTTCTCATCAACGATAGAAGTGCTTGAGATTGTAAGAAAAGATGGAACAAGTTCTGAACAAAAATTTGAAGCAAAGGTTCTATTGACTTTTACTCAATCTTTCAACTTTATTTTTGGTCTACACTTGATGAAAAAGGTTTTGGGGATCACAAACGATTTATCGCAGGCATTGCAAAAGAAggatcaagatattgtgaatgTAATGAACTTGGTCAATATATGCAAAGGAAGATTGCAAAGGATGCGAGAAAGTGGTTGGGAATCCTTATTTGATGAAGTTTCATCCTTTTGTGACAAGAATC ATAAACAACTCACTGAGTTAAATGATCGATTTACTGAGAAGAATACTGAACTACTTCTTTGTGTGGCATGTTTAAGTCCAAGTAATTCTTTCTCTGCctttgacaaagaaaaattgatgCGTCTTGCCCAATTTTATCCAAGTGATTTTTCAGAACACAATCTTGAGTTACTCAAAGAACAGCTTGAGAATTATATTTGGGACATGACCTCTAATAGTGAGTTTGCAGATTTGAAAGGAATTAGTGATCTTGCACAAAAGATGGTTGGAACCAAGAAAGATCATACTTATCCGTTAGTGTACTTGCTTTTGACACTGACACTCATCTTACCGATTGCAATAGCAAGTGTAGAGCGAGTCTTTTCTGCTATGAATATTGTTAAGAACACCCTACGCAATCGAATGGGTGATTTGTGGATGAACGATTGTTTGGTTGCTTATATTGAAAAGGATATTTTTAATAGTATAGAGGACGAGGCTATCATGCAAcggtttcaaaatatgaaaactcGTCGAGgacaattattttaa
- the LOC126592884 gene encoding protein NRT1/ PTR FAMILY 5.5-like yields the protein METGPLPSRSRSLEMENEPLHSSSSDTKTEPFPLEIVPPPSELLPSPSSEMGTEPLPSPSSGRKPSRLTCCAAFWPVTLTKYTMSIMTTYLTGVWNLTITHAAALINLYSGIENIMPAITTRIADCFRGSYFMLWLSRFAFICGFGLLTMSTPPVLAVVTGRCSSFVPQCIGLVHKNLFYTALLLLAIGVSTHSSSLPRFKEDQFQFTTKKHYKSCSWQQFSYVTLAFVVPAVTVYAVGYSKSWLIKFGTGALTTVVSTLIFSIGLYSYKPPSGRWSYLTGIFTGRDIDTVMVPICMIYVLLGVVSSLGPTFFMEQATDMNHYIGRLKVPDLILPALKHLVKSILKTLLKKGSPWTARFTLPGILVSSMISILCCITAAKVETRRLDTVKSHGFIDKPEETIPMSMFWLVPQFLLLGLAEQIGSESIVNLFYFPLHGEYLFSEERQSRLKYMETLANALKGVGYIGGMLSVYAVGKVKPSWFQYTLNRSQLDNYYWTLAAFSAANLVSSFLVFLLIHLWRLFCAPHKRIPPLSEMPENSKKNYFL from the exons ATGGAAACCGGGCCACTACCCTCCCGCTCTCGCTCGTTAGAAATGGAAAACGAGCCACTCCACTCCTCCTCGTCAGACACTAAAACAGAGCCATTCCCCTTGGAAATCGTGCCACCACCCTCCGAGCTACTTCCCTCCCCCTCGTCAGAAATGGGGACCGAGCCACTCCCCTCCCCCTCGTCAGGAAGGAAACCATCTAGGTTGACGTGCTGTG CTGCGTTTTGGCCCGTTACACTTACTAAATATACCATGTCGATAATGACGACGTACTTAACTGGTGTATGGAATCTCACTATCACACACGCCGCTGCATTAATCAACTTGTATTCGGGCATTGAGAACATAATGCCAGCAATCACGACACGTATAGCAGATTGTTTTAGGGGTAGCTATTTCATGTTATGGCTCTccagatttgccttcatctGT GGGTTTGGTCTTTTGACAATGTCAACACCACCTGTCCTTGCTGTAGTAACAGGCCGTTGCAGCTCATTTGTGCCCCAGTGCATTGGCTTAGTCCATAAAAATCTCTTTTACACAGCATTGCTTCTATTAGCTATTGGAGTGTCGACTCACTCGTCCTCCTTGCCTCGGTTCAAAGAGGACCAGTTCCAGTTCACAACAAAAAAGCATTACAAGTCATGTTCATGGCAGCAGTTCTCGTATGTGACACTAGCCTTCGTCGTCCCTGCTGTTACCGTTTATGCAGTTGGTTATTCGAAGTCTTGGTTGATTAAGTTTGGGACAGGAGCATTAACTACCGTGGTATCTACACTTATTTTCTCAATCGGTTTATATTCATATAAACCCCCTAGTGGACGTTGGAGCTATCTTACTGGAATTTTTACTGGCCGCGATATTGATACAGTCATGGTTCCCATCTGCATGATCTATGTCCTATTAGGTGTTGTTTCTTCCCTTGGACCTACGTTCTTCATGGAACAAGCAACCGACATGAATCATTACATTGGGAGGCTCAAAGTTCCTGACCTTATCCTTCCAGCGTTAAAACATTTGGTGAAATCGATTTTGAAGACACTACTCAAAAAAGGTTCTCCATGGACAGCTCGTTTTACCCTCCCTGGGATTCTAGTGTCATCCATGATTTCAATTCTATGTTGTATCACAGCCGCAAAAGTGGAAACCCGAAGGTTAGACACGGTGAAGAGCCACGGTTTCATTGACAAGCCTGAGGAAACAATTCCTATGAGCATGTTCTGGCTGGTTCCACAGTTTCTTCTTCTCGGATTGGCTGAACAGATTGGCAGCGAAAGCATTGTAAATCTATTTTATTTTCCGCTGCATGGTGAATATTTGTTCTCCGAAGAGAGACAATCCAGGCTTAAATACATGGAAACCTTGGCTAATGCTCTCAAAGGAGTCGGATATATAGGCGGGATGTTGTCAGTTTATGCAGTGGGTAAGGTGAAACCCAGTTGGTTCCAATACACGCTTAACCGGAGTCAGTTGGATAATTACTACTGGACCTTGGCTGCATTTTCTGCAGCTAATCTGGTATCGTCCTTTTTAGTCTTTCTTTTAATTCATCTGTGGCGGCTTTTTTGTGCCCCACACAAAAGAATTCCACCGCTGTCGGAGATGCCGGAgaatagtaaaaaaaattattttctctgA